In the genome of Ensifer adhaerens, one region contains:
- a CDS encoding HlyD family secretion protein → MAGFFCALPLISGLIASCGAGAPLATGYAEGDYVLMAPLDVARVETISVRRGDRVKAGASLAAMETQDAEIAVQLATAALGQARAQLANLQQGRRPEEVAVIQANLVSAQAQAEDAQRTFDRQSDLLKRGIAPQSDYDKAKTALDMATAAVAQANANLAVAQLPAREQEIDAARDAVKQAEASLDQAQWKLGKRKLVAPADGIVQDIIRRAGEVAGPSQPVLSVLPDGAVKLRVYIPEKDVSLLKVGSVLAVNCDGCKAGIKARVSYIADGPEFTPPVIYSLENRQKLVYMIEAQPEGSADGLKPGQIVDVRLADGAEAGAS, encoded by the coding sequence ATGGCGGGTTTCTTCTGCGCGCTGCCGCTGATCAGCGGCCTGATCGCGTCCTGTGGTGCAGGCGCACCGCTCGCTACGGGCTATGCCGAGGGCGACTACGTGCTGATGGCGCCCCTCGACGTGGCGCGTGTCGAGACAATCTCGGTGCGCCGCGGCGATCGCGTGAAGGCGGGCGCATCGTTGGCGGCGATGGAAACACAGGATGCCGAGATTGCCGTGCAGCTGGCGACGGCGGCTCTCGGCCAGGCACGCGCGCAGCTTGCCAATCTCCAGCAGGGCCGGCGGCCTGAAGAGGTGGCGGTCATCCAAGCCAATCTCGTTTCGGCGCAGGCTCAGGCTGAAGACGCGCAGCGAACGTTCGACCGGCAATCCGATCTCCTCAAGCGCGGGATTGCGCCGCAATCGGATTACGACAAGGCCAAGACCGCGCTCGACATGGCGACGGCCGCCGTGGCGCAGGCCAATGCCAATCTGGCGGTGGCGCAGTTGCCGGCGCGTGAACAGGAAATCGATGCGGCCAGGGATGCGGTGAAGCAGGCGGAAGCCTCGCTCGACCAGGCGCAGTGGAAGCTTGGCAAACGCAAGCTGGTCGCGCCCGCCGACGGGATCGTGCAGGATATCATCCGCCGGGCCGGCGAGGTGGCGGGGCCGTCGCAGCCGGTTCTTTCGGTGCTGCCGGACGGGGCGGTGAAGCTGCGCGTCTACATTCCGGAAAAGGACGTGTCGCTGCTGAAGGTCGGGTCGGTGCTGGCGGTCAATTGCGATGGCTGTAAAGCCGGGATCAAGGCGCGGGTGAGCTATATTGCCGACGGGCCTGAGTTTACGCCGCCGGTCATCTATTCGCTCGAGAACCGGCAGAAGCTCGTCTACATGATCGAGGCGCAGCCGGAGGGTTCGGCGGATGGGCTGAAGCCTGGGCAGATCGTCGATGTGCGGCTGGCTGATGGGGCAGAGGCTGGCGCATCATGA
- a CDS encoding ABC-2 type transport system ATP-binding protein, which translates to MTNAIEVSGLTKTYSGKTVVNNVTMSVAQGEIVGFLGPNGSGKTTTIRIMCGLLTPDSGSGRVLGYDLTTESLKIKNEVGYMTQKFSFYEDLSIEENLMFVARLYKLSPPGKHVAKTLEDLGLTARRKQLAGTLSGGWKQRLALAACIMHDPKLLLLDEPTAGVDPKARREFWDEIHRLAGRGLTVLVSTHYMDEAERCHRIHYISYGSLIASGTVSEVVRNAGLSTFVVEGPEIGDLADELRQNADIDQVAPFGAALHVVGDDKARLSAALEPLRHRPGITVSEGETSLEDVFIQFMAKSKDNMA; encoded by the coding sequence ATGACCAACGCCATCGAAGTTTCCGGCCTCACCAAGACCTATAGCGGCAAGACCGTTGTCAACAATGTGACGATGAGCGTGGCGCAGGGCGAGATCGTCGGCTTTCTGGGGCCTAACGGCTCGGGCAAGACGACAACGATCCGCATCATGTGCGGGCTCTTGACGCCGGACTCGGGTTCGGGGCGGGTGCTGGGCTACGACCTCACCACCGAGAGCCTGAAGATCAAGAACGAAGTCGGCTACATGACGCAGAAGTTCTCCTTCTACGAGGACCTGTCGATCGAAGAGAACCTGATGTTCGTGGCGCGGCTCTACAAGTTGAGCCCGCCTGGCAAACATGTTGCGAAGACGCTGGAAGATCTCGGGCTGACGGCGCGGCGCAAGCAATTGGCCGGCACGCTATCCGGCGGCTGGAAGCAGCGCCTCGCGCTCGCCGCCTGCATCATGCACGACCCGAAACTGCTGCTGCTCGATGAACCGACGGCGGGCGTCGATCCCAAGGCGCGGCGCGAATTCTGGGACGAGATCCACCGGCTTGCCGGGCGCGGGCTGACCGTGCTCGTCTCGACGCACTACATGGACGAGGCGGAGCGTTGCCACCGCATCCACTACATTTCCTATGGTTCGCTGATTGCCAGCGGCACTGTGTCCGAGGTCGTGCGCAACGCCGGGCTTTCAACCTTCGTGGTGGAGGGGCCTGAGATCGGCGATCTCGCGGATGAACTCCGGCAGAATGCCGATATCGACCAGGTCGCGCCCTTCGGTGCGGCGCTGCATGTCGTGGGCGACGACAAGGCCCGCCTGAGTGCCGCGCTGGAGCCGCTGCGGCATCGGCCGGGCATCACGGTCAGCGAGGGCGAGACCAGCCTCGAAGACGTGTTCATCCAGTTCATGGCCAAGTCGAAGGACAACATGGCATGA
- a CDS encoding ABC-2 type transport system permease protein, whose translation MMASLFSFRRLLALLIKEFIQMRRDRITFGMMLGVPLMQLVLFGYAINSDPKYLPAVLVSSGTDQYVRAMVSALELTNYYRFVKVGATADEAEAMIASGKVSFVVTIPSDFATRVERNDNPQILIEADATDPAVASGAISTLSTVTSQALLREQGKQAEAAEAADNALQVIVHKRYNPEGITQYNIVPGLLGVILQMTMMMMTAMALTREIERGTMENLLAMPASPIEIMLGKVLPYLGVGSVQVVVVLTAAKLLFGVPFVGSLVLLLFAILIFVFALVILGYTFSTIARTQMQAMQLTFFFFLPSILLSGFMFPFGGMPVWAQYLGEIFPLTHFLRIVRAIMLKGADWNAVAVEISILAGFILIYMALALMRFRRTLD comes from the coding sequence ATGATGGCCTCGCTCTTTTCCTTCCGTCGCCTGCTGGCGCTTCTCATCAAGGAATTCATCCAGATGCGGCGCGACCGCATCACCTTCGGGATGATGCTCGGCGTGCCGCTGATGCAACTCGTGCTCTTCGGTTATGCGATCAACAGCGATCCGAAATATCTGCCTGCCGTGCTCGTGAGTTCCGGTACGGACCAGTACGTGCGCGCCATGGTCTCGGCGCTGGAGCTCACCAACTACTATCGCTTCGTGAAGGTGGGTGCGACGGCGGATGAGGCGGAGGCGATGATTGCGTCCGGCAAGGTCTCCTTCGTCGTCACCATCCCTTCGGATTTCGCCACACGGGTCGAGCGCAACGACAATCCGCAGATTCTCATCGAGGCGGATGCGACAGACCCGGCTGTGGCCTCGGGTGCAATCTCGACGCTCTCCACGGTGACCTCCCAAGCTCTTCTGAGGGAGCAAGGTAAACAGGCGGAAGCCGCGGAAGCCGCCGACAATGCGCTGCAGGTCATCGTTCACAAGCGCTACAATCCGGAAGGCATCACGCAATACAACATCGTGCCCGGCCTGCTCGGCGTCATCCTGCAGATGACGATGATGATGATGACGGCGATGGCGCTGACGCGGGAGATCGAGCGCGGCACGATGGAAAACCTGCTCGCCATGCCGGCCAGCCCCATCGAGATCATGCTGGGCAAGGTGCTGCCCTATCTCGGCGTCGGCTCGGTGCAGGTCGTCGTGGTGCTGACGGCCGCGAAGCTTCTCTTCGGGGTGCCCTTCGTGGGCTCGCTCGTGTTGCTGCTTTTCGCCATCCTCATCTTCGTCTTCGCGCTGGTCATCCTTGGCTACACGTTCTCGACCATCGCGCGGACGCAGATGCAGGCGATGCAGCTCACCTTCTTCTTCTTCCTGCCGTCCATCCTGCTTTCCGGTTTCATGTTCCCCTTTGGCGGCATGCCGGTCTGGGCGCAATATCTCGGTGAAATCTTCCCACTCACGCATTTCCTGCGCATCGTGCGCGCCATCATGCTGAAGGGTGCGGACTGGAATGCGGTTGCCGTCGAGATATCCATCCTTGCCGGCTTTATCCTGATCTACATGGCGCTGGCGCTGATGCGATTCAGGCGGACCCTGGATTGA
- a CDS encoding 3',5'-cyclic AMP phosphodiesterase CpdA: protein MFRLAHISDIHLGPLPDVPIRDLLSKRITGYVNWHRNRRKHLFGNTLELLLEHLQTHAPDHVAVTGDLVNLATEIEIRNAALWLSGVGLPLDVSVVPGNHDAYVPGAAGRAAAAWNDYMAGDEDILSEARKFPYVRRRGQVAIVGCSTAVATPPFSANGYFSAGQARRTLDLLRQLGDEGLARVVLIHHPPIRGAAANHKRMVGIRRFAAVMREAGAELVLHGHTHLNTRYTLAGRDGPVPVVGIASASQSTGGKKPPAGFNLFEIEGEPDRWTILHKRYALNDDARTFRLSVDEVL from the coding sequence ATGTTCAGGCTTGCCCATATTTCCGATATCCATCTCGGCCCCTTGCCGGATGTGCCGATCCGCGACCTCTTGTCAAAACGGATCACCGGTTATGTGAACTGGCATCGCAACAGACGCAAGCACCTCTTCGGCAATACGCTGGAATTGTTGCTCGAACATTTGCAGACACATGCCCCGGATCATGTGGCGGTGACCGGCGATCTGGTCAATCTGGCCACCGAAATCGAAATCCGCAATGCCGCACTTTGGCTGTCCGGCGTCGGCTTGCCGCTTGATGTTTCGGTCGTGCCCGGCAACCACGACGCCTATGTGCCGGGCGCAGCCGGGCGGGCGGCGGCGGCCTGGAACGACTACATGGCCGGCGACGAGGATATCCTTTCCGAAGCGCGCAAGTTCCCCTATGTTCGCCGGCGCGGACAGGTGGCCATCGTCGGCTGTTCGACGGCGGTCGCAACGCCGCCCTTCTCCGCCAACGGTTATTTCAGCGCGGGACAGGCCCGGCGCACGCTCGATCTCCTGCGCCAGCTCGGCGACGAAGGCCTTGCCCGCGTGGTCCTCATCCATCATCCGCCGATCCGGGGTGCAGCCGCCAACCACAAGCGCATGGTCGGCATCCGCCGCTTCGCCGCCGTCATGCGCGAGGCGGGCGCCGAACTCGTTCTCCACGGTCATACGCATCTCAATACCCGCTATACGCTTGCCGGCCGCGACGGGCCGGTGCCGGTGGTCGGCATTGCCTCGGCCTCGCAATCGACAGGCGGCAAGAAGCCGCCAGCCGGCTTCAACCTCTTCGAGATCGAAGGGGAGCCGGACCGCTGGACGATCCTGCACAAGCGCTACGCGCTCAATGACGACGCCCGGACATTTCGGTTGAGCGTGGACGAAGTCTTGTGA
- a CDS encoding ADP-ribose pyrophosphatase YjhB, NUDIX family has protein sequence MKQPRDPGALGPIRKPMLQVLHLWFRMKRGLTLGVRAAAFDDKGRVFLVRHTYVPGWQFPGGGVEVDETALEALERELFEEGNVTLGAAPQLFNVYFNSRVTDRDHVLLYVCRDVRCQTAKVADKEIAETGFFALDALPEATTQATRQRLKEIAAEDEVQPIW, from the coding sequence ATGAAACAACCCCGTGATCCGGGCGCGCTCGGGCCGATCCGCAAGCCCATGCTGCAGGTCCTGCATCTCTGGTTCCGCATGAAGCGTGGGCTGACGCTCGGCGTACGCGCCGCCGCCTTTGATGACAAGGGCAGGGTGTTTCTGGTCCGCCACACCTATGTTCCCGGCTGGCAGTTCCCCGGCGGTGGCGTCGAGGTGGATGAGACGGCGCTGGAGGCACTGGAGCGGGAATTGTTCGAAGAGGGCAATGTGACGCTGGGTGCTGCACCCCAGCTCTTCAACGTCTATTTCAACAGCCGCGTGACAGATCGTGACCATGTGCTGCTCTATGTCTGCCGCGACGTTCGCTGCCAGACAGCGAAGGTGGCCGACAAGGAGATCGCCGAGACGGGCTTCTTCGCGCTCGACGCCCTGCCGGAGGCCACCACGCAGGCCACCCGCCAGCGACTCAAGGAAATCGCCGCCGAGGACGAGGTGCAGCCGATCTGGTGA
- a CDS encoding RES domain-containing protein — MMPLPGPLGSGKIIGWRLDHKRFSERWDSGEGAFLFGGRWNSKGNRVVYASLDPSTAILEVAVHKGFKALDTVPHVLTAFEISDPADVKSVSHADVPNPNWLHPAIPSAGQQHFGDTLTSGHLFVVIPSVVSSMAWNVVFNPQKAAGRYRLLHQQDFALDPRLHPAI; from the coding sequence ATGATGCCGTTACCCGGCCCGCTCGGTTCGGGAAAGATCATCGGCTGGCGACTGGACCACAAGCGCTTTTCAGAGAGATGGGATAGTGGCGAAGGCGCATTCCTCTTCGGCGGCCGCTGGAACAGCAAGGGCAACCGCGTGGTCTACGCTTCGCTCGATCCTTCGACCGCCATTCTGGAAGTCGCGGTTCACAAGGGCTTCAAGGCACTCGACACCGTGCCGCATGTGCTAACGGCTTTCGAAATTTCAGATCCAGCGGATGTGAAGTCGGTGTCGCACGCTGACGTCCCGAACCCGAACTGGCTGCACCCCGCCATTCCAAGCGCCGGCCAGCAGCACTTCGGCGACACACTTACAAGCGGGCACCTCTTCGTCGTCATCCCCAGCGTGGTTTCATCCATGGCGTGGAACGTCGTGTTCAATCCGCAAAAGGCAGCGGGCCGCTATCGCCTGTTACACCAACAGGATTTCGCCCTCGACCCACGCCTGCATCCGGCGATTTGA
- a CDS encoding putative toxin-antitoxin system antitoxin component, TIGR02293 family produces MNTRETVGNVSEMLDIAMLFGGEKGLKHDVSSPIAVHELILTGIPGKALERLVKQLPAIADDSDAFEKAFGMSERTYQRHKADKTKVLSPEQSSRTWNFARLLAKAAAVLGSQAEAEAWMLQPAFGLEGRRPIDLLATAAGSDLVREYLERLDYGVYA; encoded by the coding sequence ATGAACACCCGCGAGACAGTCGGAAATGTCAGTGAAATGCTGGATATCGCCATGCTCTTCGGCGGCGAAAAGGGTTTGAAACACGATGTTTCCAGCCCGATTGCCGTTCACGAACTGATCCTGACCGGCATTCCGGGCAAAGCGCTGGAACGGCTTGTGAAACAACTGCCGGCCATTGCCGACGACAGCGACGCTTTCGAAAAAGCCTTCGGGATGAGCGAGCGCACCTATCAGCGCCACAAGGCCGACAAGACAAAGGTGCTGAGCCCGGAGCAAAGCTCGCGCACCTGGAATTTCGCGCGCCTTCTCGCCAAGGCTGCCGCTGTTCTCGGTTCGCAGGCCGAAGCGGAAGCGTGGATGCTGCAACCGGCGTTCGGCCTTGAAGGCCGCCGCCCGATCGATCTCCTCGCCACCGCCGCAGGCAGCGATCTCGTTCGTGAATATCTCGAACGGCTGGACTACGGTGTCTATGCATGA
- a CDS encoding putative glutathione S-transferase, with the protein MGMLIEGVWHDVWYDTKETRGHFKRQESRFRNYVTADGSAGPTGEGGFKAEAGRYHLYVSLACPWAHRTLIFRKLKKLENLISLSIVDPYMLENGWEFKGRNGGTKDDLFGSDFLWQVYTRADANYSGRVTVPVLWDKQKNTIVSNESAEIIRMFNTAFNGLTGSTDDFYPEDLRKQIDTLNAEIYDKVNNGVYKCGFATTQEAYESHVGPLFDMLDTLEERLSKGRYLFGDRMTEADWRLFTTLVRFDPVYVGHFKCNIRRIADYPNLWGYLKDLYQHPGVAETVDFYHIKHHYYGSHRMINPTGIVPSGPVMDLESPHDRG; encoded by the coding sequence ATGGGCATGCTGATCGAAGGCGTCTGGCACGATGTCTGGTATGACACGAAGGAAACGCGCGGCCACTTCAAGCGGCAGGAATCGCGCTTCCGCAACTACGTGACCGCCGACGGCAGCGCCGGCCCGACCGGCGAAGGCGGCTTCAAGGCCGAAGCCGGCCGTTACCATCTCTATGTCTCGCTCGCCTGTCCCTGGGCGCATCGCACGCTCATTTTCCGCAAGCTGAAGAAGCTGGAAAACCTGATCAGCCTCTCCATCGTCGATCCCTACATGCTGGAAAACGGCTGGGAATTCAAAGGCCGCAACGGCGGCACGAAGGATGACCTCTTCGGCTCCGACTTCCTCTGGCAGGTCTATACCCGTGCGGACGCCAACTATTCGGGCCGCGTCACCGTGCCGGTTCTGTGGGACAAGCAGAAGAACACGATCGTTTCCAACGAGAGCGCGGAAATCATCCGCATGTTCAACACGGCCTTCAACGGCCTGACCGGTTCAACAGACGATTTCTATCCCGAAGATCTCCGCAAGCAGATCGATACGCTGAACGCGGAGATCTACGACAAGGTCAATAACGGCGTCTACAAATGCGGCTTCGCCACCACGCAGGAAGCCTATGAAAGCCATGTCGGCCCGCTTTTCGACATGCTGGACACGCTGGAAGAGCGCCTGTCAAAGGGCCGCTATCTCTTCGGCGACCGCATGACCGAGGCCGACTGGCGCCTCTTCACCACGCTCGTCCGCTTCGACCCGGTCTATGTCGGCCATTTCAAATGCAACATCCGCCGCATCGCCGACTACCCGAACCTGTGGGGCTACCTGAAGGACCTCTACCAGCACCCAGGTGTCGCGGAGACGGTCGATTTCTACCACATCAAGCACCACTATTACGGCAGCCACCGCATGATCAACCCGACCGGCATTGTGCCATCGGGTCCGGTGATGGATCTGGAGAGCCCGCACGATCGGGGGTGA
- a CDS encoding Predicted N-acetyltransferase YhbS encodes MKKHDFLYLTEDATHDTVIEFINDEAFGPGRYTKSSHRIREQGPHDRSLSYVAIDHGEVIASVRMTPVLAGQLKGHLLGPLAVRPSHKNIGIGRELVRIAIDAARRKGSEGVILVGDPPYYMPLGFEKVAYNALQFPAPTDPGRILVVPLMEGAHDLLRGDIRWRAE; translated from the coding sequence ATGAAAAAGCACGACTTCCTGTATCTCACCGAAGATGCAACGCATGATACCGTCATTGAGTTCATCAATGACGAGGCCTTCGGTCCCGGACGCTATACCAAATCATCGCATCGTATCCGCGAGCAGGGACCACATGACCGGTCGCTGTCCTATGTTGCCATCGATCATGGTGAGGTGATCGCCTCGGTGCGCATGACGCCCGTTCTGGCAGGGCAGCTGAAGGGGCATCTTCTCGGACCGCTGGCCGTGCGGCCGTCGCACAAGAATATCGGCATCGGCCGCGAGCTGGTTCGCATCGCGATCGATGCGGCGCGGCGGAAAGGGTCCGAGGGCGTGATCCTTGTCGGCGATCCGCCCTATTACATGCCGCTCGGGTTCGAGAAGGTCGCGTATAACGCCCTGCAGTTTCCGGCCCCCACCGATCCGGGCCGGATCCTCGTCGTGCCGCTGATGGAAGGCGCGCACGATCTCCTGCGTGGCGATATCCGCTGGCGGGCGGAGTAA
- a CDS encoding solute carrier family 10 (sodium/bile acid cotransporter), member 7 — protein MKRFLPDTFTLLLVCTVAFASQVPIYGQPAVWFSMATKVAIAALFFLHGARLSRDVVVAGLLHWRLHLMIVLVTFGFFPLVGFGLSYALKGVLSPTLFIGVLYLCTLPSTVQSSIAFTSMAGGNVPAAICAASASNIFGMFLTPLLCGLILSAGGHGGVSLEAMLQIFTQLLLPFIAGQLLQPWIGNWVRAHKKILMPIDRGSILMVVYGAFSEAMIEGIWHNFDLSDIGLIVVIDAVLLAIMLTITMFGSRKLGFSREDEITITFCGSKKSLASGVPMANAIFAGQAVGAIVLPIMIFHQIQLMTCAVLAQRYAAKAPKEALVAAAE, from the coding sequence ATGAAACGCTTCCTGCCCGACACCTTCACCCTTCTCCTCGTCTGCACCGTGGCCTTCGCCTCGCAGGTGCCAATCTACGGCCAGCCGGCAGTGTGGTTTTCGATGGCGACAAAGGTTGCCATTGCGGCCCTCTTCTTCCTGCATGGCGCGCGCCTGTCACGCGACGTGGTCGTGGCCGGCCTCCTGCATTGGCGGCTTCATCTGATGATCGTGCTCGTCACGTTCGGCTTCTTCCCGCTGGTCGGGTTCGGCTTGAGCTACGCGCTGAAAGGCGTCCTATCGCCGACGCTCTTCATCGGCGTGCTGTATCTCTGCACGCTCCCCTCCACGGTACAGTCCTCCATCGCCTTCACCTCCATGGCGGGCGGCAACGTGCCGGCGGCGATCTGTGCCGCGTCAGCCTCCAACATCTTTGGCATGTTCCTGACGCCGCTTCTCTGCGGCCTGATCTTGTCGGCCGGTGGCCACGGCGGCGTATCCCTGGAAGCAATGCTGCAGATCTTCACGCAGCTCCTCCTGCCCTTCATTGCAGGCCAGTTGTTGCAGCCGTGGATCGGAAACTGGGTGCGCGCCCACAAGAAGATCCTCATGCCGATCGACCGTGGCTCGATCCTGATGGTCGTCTATGGCGCGTTCAGTGAAGCCATGATCGAGGGCATATGGCACAATTTCGACCTATCCGATATCGGACTGATCGTCGTGATCGACGCGGTCCTGCTCGCCATCATGCTGACGATCACCATGTTCGGCAGTCGCAAACTCGGCTTTTCGCGCGAGGACGAGATCACCATCACCTTCTGCGGGTCGAAGAAGAGCCTCGCCTCCGGCGTGCCCATGGCGAATGCCATCTTCGCCGGCCAGGCGGTCGGCGCGATCGTTCTGCCGATCATGATCTTTCACCAGATCCAGCTGATGACCTGCGCCGTCCTTGCCCAGCGCTACGCTGCCAAGGCGCCGAAGGAGGCGCTTGTCGCGGCGGCGGAATAG
- a CDS encoding DNA-binding transcriptional regulator, LysR family, which translates to MLNLQHVATFVALQQAGSFTGAATRLGLSQSTVSQHIQRLEEHLGRKLIWRTTHAVRLTPDGEALISHARDMLEINGKVSALFNQTRLRGRLRLGISEDFVTSRLTSVLESFIRQHPLVDLELTVDLSGVLYEAQAKGDLDLVLAKRLKDEARGRFLQREPLAWLGRDRHLQLESGAAIPLITYPQPSITRRIAIEALQRAGIAWRIICTCNSLSGLTAAAAAGMGVLVQPVAMAPAGLVEVEVPQLPALEAVEFVLVPSRGVDPKIVEALWHEVEARMGSPAL; encoded by the coding sequence ATGCTCAATCTCCAGCATGTGGCCACCTTTGTCGCGCTTCAGCAGGCCGGGAGCTTTACGGGCGCTGCCACGCGGCTCGGTTTGAGCCAGTCAACGGTCAGCCAGCATATACAGCGGCTCGAGGAGCATCTCGGCCGCAAGCTGATCTGGCGCACGACCCATGCGGTGCGTCTGACGCCCGATGGCGAGGCGCTGATCAGCCATGCGCGGGACATGCTGGAAATCAACGGCAAGGTCTCGGCGCTGTTCAACCAGACGCGGCTGCGCGGCCGTCTGCGGCTCGGCATTTCGGAGGATTTCGTCACCTCGCGGCTGACGTCGGTGCTGGAAAGCTTCATCCGCCAGCATCCGCTGGTCGATCTCGAACTGACGGTCGATCTGAGCGGCGTGCTTTACGAGGCGCAGGCCAAGGGTGATCTCGATCTGGTGCTGGCCAAGCGGTTGAAGGACGAGGCAAGAGGCCGCTTTCTGCAGCGCGAGCCTCTGGCATGGCTTGGTCGCGACCGGCATCTACAGCTGGAAAGCGGCGCCGCCATACCGCTCATTACCTATCCGCAGCCGAGCATCACGCGGCGCATTGCCATCGAGGCACTGCAGCGGGCAGGTATTGCCTGGCGGATCATTTGCACCTGCAACAGTCTGAGCGGGCTCACCGCTGCTGCCGCCGCCGGGATGGGTGTGCTGGTGCAACCGGTCGCGATGGCGCCGGCCGGTCTGGTGGAGGTGGAAGTGCCGCAGCTTCCGGCGCTTGAGGCGGTGGAATTCGTGCTCGTGCCCTCACGCGGCGTCGATCCGAAGATCGTGGAGGCCCTGTGGCACGAGGTAGAGGCGCGAATGGGCAGCCCGGCGCTGTGA